The sequence below is a genomic window from Deltaproteobacteria bacterium.
AAATGGAAAAATTTCTGCAAATAGATATTGATGAGACCAACGCGTCCGAGCAGCAAGATGAAGGCAAAGGCGTTCACAAAGGGTGGGGTGATCATGGGCAGGATTGCTGTTACCATGAAGAGTGGCTTCAAGGGAACTGTGCTTCTGGTGAGTGCATAGCCAAACAGTGTGCCCACAAAGAGAGCGCCGACAGTGGCGAAAATTGAAATGTAGAGGGTGTTGTAGAGAACGTTGCGAAAATAGGGATTGGTGAAGAAGTGGAGGTAATTGTTGAGACCGATAAACAGGCCGTTTTCGTCCAGGGCGCTCTGGCGGAATACCGAGTAGAGAGGATAGAGGACGAACCAGACCAGCATGATGAAACAGAAGATGACCAGAGAGAAGACAAGCGGCTCTCTGGTCAGTCTTCTTATTTCTCCAAGTTTTTCACTAATAATGTGCATCTAGCCTTACTGGGGCATGAGGGCATCATGCTCATACCCTCGCATGAGAAAAATGGGTTTTTTTCAGATATCATTATCGCTGACCGATGACAAACAGTAGAGTAAAATCGAGCCAGCTTTTCCAAAGGGGTCTCTACTTCTTCCTCGCCTTCCACTCGTAGATATTGAACTGCCCGATTATCTCCTTTTTATACTTGGCTCCCCACAGGTAGTCGTCGTTGAAAATGTTCAGTTCACTGAGGGGCACGGCCCCTTTTGGCCTGTCTACATCAGGTCGAACCGAATAGTTTCCCGTCTCCTTCGCCAGTTCCTGTGCTTCTTTTGAGAGCATAAAGTTGAGAAAAGCCTTGGCCCCCTCCGGATTGGGAGAGTTCGCCACCAGAGCTGTGCACGAAGGCTCGGCATAGATGGGACTCGGGAACACAGGAACAATTGGATAGCCCTCCTCCTGCAGCATGTAGACTCTATCGTAGAAGGTAATGCCCACAGGATACTCACCCCTGGCTACCATCTTGCTGGGAGCGCTGCCGCTCCTGGTATACTGGGCCACATTGGCCATGAGCTTTTTCAAATAACTCCAGCCGCCTTTTGATTCAATGCCTGTCTCACCGGGTTTCCGGTACATTTGCAAGATGGTGGTGACAAAGGCATAGGCTGTGCCCGAGGCTGCGGGATGGGGCATGACGATCTTCCCCTTCCACTTTGGATCCAGAAGATCCTCATAGTTTTTCGGAGGCGGCACATTCATTTCCTTGAGCAGTTTGCTGTTGTAGCAAAATACCAGAGGATACATGGTGGTTCCCATGATGTAGTCATCATTCGGATAGGTATAGCGTTTGAGCACATATTTGGCATTGGGGGGATTGTAGGGAGCAATCAAGCCCTGCTCCCTCGCCTTGACTAGATAGGCCGCTCTGACAGAATGCCAGACGTCAGCCTGGGGACGGGCTTTTTCCACCCGCAGCCGCGCGGCGATCTCTCCTGTGGAAATATTGATGCTCTCCGCTTTGATGCCGGTTTTCTCTTCAAAGAGTGCGGTAAATTTCTTCATGACCTTGTCTTTCCAGGGAGAGTAAATGAGGATTTTCCCCCCGGCGGTGGCATTCACCGGGCCCAGGATCGGCCACGAGAGCAATGCTGCCAGGGCCAGACACACAAAAACCCTTTTTTTTGTCCTCATGGTATCATCTCCTTTTCGCTAAGATTATGGTTAGGTGTAGGCTGCCCAAGCAAAAGCAAATTGCTTTCTCACCCCCCTTCTTTGCAGCCAATCTTCCCTCGAGTGGTTGCTCCGATCATAATCAGATACCGTTATTGCCAGCAGCATCAGTGTCCCTAAAAAGGGGCGCACCAAAGTATCTCGTTTACCAACATCGACTATGGTCTAATTGTGGGGCATTCCCCACTGGTTTCTTGGGCCTGGCCAATAGCAGAAGGTATACCACTAGGTTCAGGTTTTGTTCATCTCCAGGCGCTGTGGCGAGATCCGGCTTTGATATGATTTAAGATTTTACCTCTTTTTTCTTCCAGTCGGTAGCATTAATATCCAGCAGGCGAGCATTTTTGCCAGAAGATAGGAATACGGCCATCATTCCGCATTGTCTCTTTTGCTATCTTATTTGGTTAATAATTCCCACGCTGGCACTAGTTCCCAACCTGTTGGCCCCGGCCGCAATCATGTGCAGAGCATCCTCCAGGGTTTTGATGCCGCCGGCAGCCTTGACGCCAAAGTCGCTGCCAACTGTCTGGCGCAGCAGTTTCACATCCTCCACCGTGGCCCCGCCCACCGCAAAGCCTGTAGAGGTCTTGACAAAGGCTGCTCCTGCCTCCTTTGCAAGCAGACAACCTCTTCTTTTTTCTTCGTCCGTCAGATAGCAGATCTCGAGGATCACCTTCACCGGATTGCCGGTGGCAGCATCGACCACGGCGCGGATATCGGTGAGCACCGTCTCATCGTCCCCTTCTTTCAAGGCGTCAAGCCGCATGACCATATCGATTTCCCTGGCGCCCGACCTCACCGCCTCCCGGGTTTCCCTGGCCTTTGTCGCTGGAGAATGAGTTCCCAGCGGGAAGCCCACTACCGAGCATACCAGCACGTCCGCAGCGCGCAGGCAGCGCACCGCCTCCTCCACGTGGACAGGATTGACACACACCGCCTTGAAGCCGTAGCCCACGGCTTCGGAGCAGAGCCGCTGTATGTCTTGTCGACCGGCAAAGGGTTTGAGCAAAGAATGGTCTATCATTGCTGCCAGTTGCTGTGGAGTAATGTTCATATCTGTCTCCTTGGTCTAAAGATCATCCAATCAAGGACTATGCGGCTAAAACCTTAAAGAGGATTCCTGGGCCCGGGAGGAGAAAAATCCGAGGGAGAATCGACAGCCAGGCGGCAAATTTACCGGAGCCGTGAACAACCAACATGAGAGGGCTCCACCCTTTCCGCAAAGTCAGACTGAGGGACTATGGCATCGTCTATGAGATACAAGAAAGCCGCCTCGTGATTGTAGTCCTGACGATTGCCCTTCGCGACATTGGCTGTCGACGCTTGATTAGATAAATAGCCCCACCCCTATGTGGCCTTCTTGGGCCGCAGAGGTTCCGCTTTGCTGCAATCAATTGGCAAATATCTCCCAGCTGCTGTAGGTGGTGACTGTGGGGCCAAGCGCTGCCAGCAGCATGAAGAGAGCTGTTTCCACCAGCTCATTGGCAGCGCCAAGCATATCACCGCTGATGCCTCCGAGTCGCTTGCCGCACCAGCGGCCATATAGCCGGGAAACTGTGACTGCCACCGTGAACAAGACGACTCCAGGAGGACCAAAGACCACGGCGAGGACTAGAGTAAACCCGAGAGCACTATAGCGGTGTCGGCTGGTAGCAGCTTCCACAAAACTGCTGGCGGTGCCGCCTTCAGCCCGGGCATAGGGCAGCTGCACGGCCAGGTCCACCTGGATGGCACGCGCTATGGCAAAAATGAGCACGAGCCACAGGGTGGTCCCGCCGGCGACCATTCTTGCAAAAGCAAGCCATTTGAGAAGGAGTACCAGGGCCACCGCGATGGCTCCGAATACCCCCAGATGAGAATCCTTCATGATGGCGAGTCTTTCATGTTTGTCCCAGCTGCCGCCGATGGCGTCCACAAGATCAGCAAGGCCGTCTAGGTGAAGAGCGCGGGTAAGGACAATATGGGCTGCGACCATGAGGCCGGCAACTCCGGCAGGCCAGCCGTTGCCCGGAATAAGATTACCGAGCAGCCCAGCTGCCCAGAGACAGAGGCCGAGCAGGCAGCCTACCAGAGGAAAGTACGGCAGGGAAGCAGCCGGGTTCTCTGCCTCCCGGCCTGGGATCGGCAAAATGGTCAGAGTGCGGATGGCGGTGGTGAGCTCTGGTAGCATGGCGGATTCTTCATCTGATGGGGCAGCAGCATCTCTTATTTCGTAATGCAGCTGGCCGAAGCCTGTGGCGGATCGACCCCTTTATCTGCTTGACGATTATACTCGGACTCACCATTTGAGCCGCACAGGAATGCCGCTAACCAGGAAAAAGACCTCCTGGGCGCACCGGGCAAGGTGCTGATTTATTTTTCCGGCAAGATCGCGAAATTCTCTAGTTTTCCTGTCAGCAGGAACGATTCCCATGCCAACTTCATTGGTCACCACAATGAGGTGGCAGGGAGGCGCCTGTAACTGTTCCAAAAAGTCGTCAATTTCCCCTGAGCTCTCATTGCTGATGCGCTTTCTGTAGAACAGATTGCCGAGCCAGACAGTGATGCAATCTATAAGGGCCACCGAGGTGTTGGCAGGCATAGCCCTGAGTGCTGCAGCTGGGTCGAGCGGCTCTTCAATGAGAGTGAAGGAAGGGTCGCGCTCCAGCTGATGCCTGGCAATACGGCTGGCCATTTCGGGATCTGTTGGTTCCGCGGTGGCAATGAAGACTTTGTGGGCGTAGGGTGCTGCCAGGTGCAGGGCATAGCTGCTCTTGCCGCTTCTGCTGCCACCGGTAACAAGAACAAGACGACTCATGGGCAGAACTTCTCCACTACAGCACGAGATACCTGTAAATCTTGTTTGCTGAACACTTCCAGGGTGACCACTATGTCCCTGGCCTGGGCCAGGGAGAGCAGGCTGGAAAAGAGGGTGCTCATGATGTCATCCGGCGCTTCTCCAAGATCGCGGTGATCACGACCTGAGCGGATGCCATGCAGATGCACCACCCGGATGGATTTTCTGTAACGCTCGAGATAGCGCTGCAGAGGCTGCTTGTAGAGGATGACATGGCCCACATCGAGGCACACACTGAGGTGCAGACCATGGATAAGGTCTTCCACCAGATGAAAGGGATAATCGAGTGTTTCCACACAGATAAGTTCTGCAGAAACTCCATGGTCGACAATGGTGCCGATCGAGAGGCTCAGATTATGAAGCCATTGAGAAATATTGTGCTCAGGCAGGCCCTGGAAATGGACGATGTAGCCATGAGGCTTCAGTGGTGCAGTGGCAGTGATGGCCCGCAGACATTTGCCCACGGACTTGCTGCGGATGTCGGTGTCCAGGTCTCCGAGCTGGATATCCAGAGGAAGGTGAATCGTGTAGCTCAGGTCACACTGGTTGGCAATTGTTTTGAGTTGGCGAATTTCTTCCTGGCTGGGGTAGTTGGCCAACTCATCCGATTCAAAAAGAACAATTTCAATGTCGTCCACTTCAGAGGCGAGTTTGCAGACATTGGTGAGGATATCTGTTGGATAAATATATGATGTGGTGCCGAGTCGAAAGGGAAAACGTCGCGTTGCTGGGAAACTGCTGCTTACAGTCAAGGTCATTTTTCCACGCCGGTCCTGGCAGCTACTCCCTGTTGGAAGTAATGTTTGACTTCCTGCATTTCTGTAACGAGATCAGCTCTGGCTATCAGGGCAGGATGTGCGTGGCGGCCGGTAAAGACCAGTTCCACCTGCTGCGGCCGGAGGTCTACGAGTTCGATGAGTTGCTCCACACGCACAAGGCCAAGATGTGCAGCCACATTTGCTTCGTCGAGAATTACCAGCCGATAGGTGCCGGAAGTGAGGGCTTTGGTGACCTGCCCGAGGGCCGCTTGGGCCTGGTGACGATCCCTGTCAGAAGGTTCCCCCTGGATGAAGCCGGGTTTGCCGAAGGTCTCTATGGTGAGGAGATCTGAGAACCTGGCCAGGGCAAGGTGCTCACTGTACTGACCACTCTTGAGAAACTGCCCCAGATACACCTTCCAGCCAGCGCCGAGAGCGCGAATGGCCAGGCCTATGGCAGCGCAAGTCTTTCCCTTGCCATTGCCGGTATAGATATGGACATAGCCTATCATTTCAGGAGAGCCCTCATGGCAGTCAGTAAGCCGCACACTTACTGCGAAGACCAGCCTCTTTGAGGTGCCTGTCCTCTGGAGGGAGAGGTAACCTTTCAGGCTGCCTGGGACAAGCGCTGGCTCTCTTTCTTCATCTCTCCCCGAACAGCTCGCACCGAGTGATTGACGTAACTTTCTGGAAAGCGGTAGATGCCGCCGTAGAAATAGTCCACGTAGCAGGCAGTATGGTGCCCCCTGGTAGTGGCACTCCAGAAACAGCGCTGGTTGCCGAAAATGGGGTCGAGGTAGAGACGATGTTTGTTTTCTTCTGGAAGAAGAAGAGAGGACAGTTCTTCATTGTTCGGCAATCGCCAGTCTTCATAGCCAGCGAATTTGATCTTGTTGAGATAGCTGATAAAGCGCTGCGCTTCGGGCCAGGTAACCCGTTCGGGTGCCGGATCTTTCTGCCACATGAGACCCGTCTGGGTGTCAGTGACTGTGCCATT
It includes:
- the cobS gene encoding adenosylcobinamide-GDP ribazoletransferase, which produces MLPELTTAIRTLTILPIPGREAENPAASLPYFPLVGCLLGLCLWAAGLLGNLIPGNGWPAGVAGLMVAAHIVLTRALHLDGLADLVDAIGGSWDKHERLAIMKDSHLGVFGAIAVALVLLLKWLAFARMVAGGTTLWLVLIFAIARAIQVDLAVQLPYARAEGGTASSFVEAATSRHRYSALGFTLVLAVVFGPPGVVLFTVAVTVSRLYGRWCGKRLGGISGDMLGAANELVETALFMLLAALGPTVTTYSSWEIFAN
- the cobU gene encoding bifunctional adenosylcobinamide kinase/adenosylcobinamide-phosphate guanylyltransferase, which encodes MSRLVLVTGGSRSGKSSYALHLAAPYAHKVFIATAEPTDPEMASRIARHQLERDPSFTLIEEPLDPAAALRAMPANTSVALIDCITVWLGNLFYRKRISNESSGEIDDFLEQLQAPPCHLIVVTNEVGMGIVPADRKTREFRDLAGKINQHLARCAQEVFFLVSGIPVRLKW
- a CDS encoding ABC transporter substrate-binding protein, producing MRTKKRVFVCLALAALLSWPILGPVNATAGGKILIYSPWKDKVMKKFTALFEEKTGIKAESINISTGEIAARLRVEKARPQADVWHSVRAAYLVKAREQGLIAPYNPPNAKYVLKRYTYPNDDYIMGTTMYPLVFCYNSKLLKEMNVPPPKNYEDLLDPKWKGKIVMPHPAASGTAYAFVTTILQMYRKPGETGIESKGGWSYLKKLMANVAQYTRSGSAPSKMVARGEYPVGITFYDRVYMLQEEGYPIVPVFPSPIYAEPSCTALVANSPNPEGAKAFLNFMLSKEAQELAKETGNYSVRPDVDRPKGAVPLSELNIFNDDYLWGAKYKKEIIGQFNIYEWKARKK
- a CDS encoding sugar phosphate isomerase/epimerase, coding for MTLTVSSSFPATRRFPFRLGTTSYIYPTDILTNVCKLASEVDDIEIVLFESDELANYPSQEEIRQLKTIANQCDLSYTIHLPLDIQLGDLDTDIRSKSVGKCLRAITATAPLKPHGYIVHFQGLPEHNISQWLHNLSLSIGTIVDHGVSAELICVETLDYPFHLVEDLIHGLHLSVCLDVGHVILYKQPLQRYLERYRKSIRVVHLHGIRSGRDHRDLGEAPDDIMSTLFSSLLSLAQARDIVVTLEVFSKQDLQVSRAVVEKFCP
- the deoC gene encoding deoxyribose-phosphate aldolase; amino-acid sequence: MNITPQQLAAMIDHSLLKPFAGRQDIQRLCSEAVGYGFKAVCVNPVHVEEAVRCLRAADVLVCSVVGFPLGTHSPATKARETREAVRSGAREIDMVMRLDALKEGDDETVLTDIRAVVDAATGNPVKVILEICYLTDEEKRRGCLLAKEAGAAFVKTSTGFAVGGATVEDVKLLRQTVGSDFGVKAAGGIKTLEDALHMIAAGANRLGTSASVGIINQIR
- a CDS encoding cob(I)yrinic acid a,c-diamide adenosyltransferase; this translates as MIGYVHIYTGNGKGKTCAAIGLAIRALGAGWKVYLGQFLKSGQYSEHLALARFSDLLTIETFGKPGFIQGEPSDRDRHQAQAALGQVTKALTSGTYRLVILDEANVAAHLGLVRVEQLIELVDLRPQQVELVFTGRHAHPALIARADLVTEMQEVKHYFQQGVAARTGVEK
- a CDS encoding DUF1566 domain-containing protein → MSERFVDNGNGTVTDTQTGLMWQKDPAPERVTWPEAQRFISYLNKIKFAGYEDWRLPNNEELSSLLLPEENKHRLYLDPIFGNQRCFWSATTRGHHTACYVDYFYGGIYRFPESYVNHSVRAVRGEMKKESQRLSQAA